Part of the Woronichinia naegeliana WA131 genome, GCGGACATATCCATTTCCAGCAGATGCTCATCTCCTAAAGTCAGCACTTTTTTTGGTTTAGTGGGTTTGATCCCTAAAACCTTGATAATTTCCAAGGCGATCGCCCTAGCTAAGGGCGGTGGAACTGCATTACCAATTTCCCGCGCACCATGCCATTTAGTTACATGAAATTGAAACCAGTCTGGAAAACCATGCAGACGCGCCATTTCTCGCACTGTGATACAACGAGCCTTTGCGTAGTGAATAGGCCGAGGACTGGTAAAAGCTCCCCTCGCCGAATCCGTGCCAGCCCGTAGCGTATGACAAGCTCCGTTAGCCGGTAAACGGAAAAAGCGTGAGATCGGCTCAACTGTACCGGGCTGAGTTGAACCAAAGCGACGACGGGAAATGGCAGAGTGATCGGTTCGCATACTAGCTGTCAGCAGTCGGGGATTCCAACGGCGAGGATAGCCAAAAAACCAGTCCTTCATCTCTAGACAACGCATTTGTTGCCCATAGGGACTGGGCTGGCCCCAGGCATCCGTTAAGACCCGATCTTGAGTTAGCAATACTTCATAATCCTCTGCTTCGGGTAAATCTCCCAGGGCCTCGTAACAGGTTGGGCCTACCGGTAACTCGCCTTTTCCTTTCAAGGCTGCCCGACTAATGGCGATCGGATAAGTCGGCAATTCTAACCCCTGTTTAGCTCCCATTAAGATTAATCGCTCCCGTTCCTGGGGAACACCATAGTGGGCGGCATTTAAAACTTGCCAGGGCCAACGAACCTGATAACCAATGGTGATAAAGGCGGCAATTAACTCCTCTAAAAATTGGCGATGAACACCAACCGTTAAGCCCTTAACATTTTCAAAGACAAAATAGGCTGGCTCCAGTTCTCCCACCAACCGTACAAACTCTTTAACCAAACCATTACGGGGATCATCCAAGGCCCGTTGGCCGATTAAAGAAAATCCCTGACAGGGCGCACCCCCGAAAACGACTGCAATGGCGCGATCGCCAATCTTGGCCCGTTTACGAAGATAGCTACCATTAAGAAAAGTAACAGACTGGGGAATGACCACAGCGTCAGGAAAGTTTACCTGATGAACAGCCGCATGAATCGGATCTACTTCAACAGCGACTTGGACATCAAATCCTGCCTGCTCAAATCCCAAACTGAGGCCCCCAACCCCAGCAAATAGATCAACAGCGATCGGTCGATTCTTACTCAAATATTTATTCCTTAAATGGCTGAATGCTTAGATTGGTATTATACAATCGGCTTGGATGGGGAGATTCGGGCAGAGGGCTAATTAACAGAATGGTAAATTCAATCGCTTTCTTGACTCGGTATCTTAAATTAAATGTCTGATAGATCTTCTAATTATCGCTATATCCGACCCTTTGGGAAAAATAGAGTATTTCGCAACATTTTCGATACACTAGCCTTAGTGCGATTTCATTTCTAGCTTGTTTATGAAGCAAAAAAATAATACCGTTAGTCTCTTGTTGCTGGTTGTCCTAGGTATCGGCATCCTCGGTGGTCTGTCCTGGTGGATACTCCAGCTACTCGGAGGAGAAACCCGACCGGTTAATTCAGAAACAAAGCTCAGAAACCCTACCACACCGCTAAACGTGGGAATGACGATTGGTTCAGGCTTTGCCAAAAGTTTTAGCGAAGTTGCCAACATCCCAGTCGGACTTTTCAGCTATGGAGGAAGCACTACCTGGTCTCCCATTCGAGAAAAAGTTGATCGCTCTATTCAAAAAGCCTGGCCGAATTTTCAGTTACGTTATACAGACCCCATCGGCAGCGCACCCGGATCGGGAATGGGGATCAAAATGTTACTCAATGATGAGTTAGCTTTTGCTCAATCGTCTCGGTCTTTAACGACAGAAGAATACCAACAGGCAACAGAACGCGGTTTTAAACTCAAACAAATTCCGATCGCACTAGATGGCATTGTGATCGCTGTCCACCCTGATCTGAACTTGAAAGGACTGACGCTTAAACAGTTACAGGATATGTACACAGGGCAAATTATGAACTGGCAGCAGGTGGGTGGCCCCAATTTGGGGATCGTTCCCTACTCTCGTCCCCTCAACTCCGGTGGGACAGTGGACTATTTCCGCGAAAATATCTTACAAAATAAAGCGTTTGGCAAAAATCTACAGTGGGTAAGGGATACGACCCAGGGAATACGAGCCGTTTCTAACCAACCTGGCGGTCTTTACTATGCTTCTGCTTCAACGGTAATTAATCAATGTACGGTGAAAACCCTACCCATTGGTCGCAATACCAAAACCCTAGTGGCTCCCTATCTAGAACCATTGGTTCCTGTCACCGATTGCCCCAATAAACGCAATGAAATTAATCGAGAAGTGATTAAAACAGGTCAATACCCAATTACCCGTCGTCTTTTTGTCATTATTAAAGAAAATGGTCAATTAGATGAACAAGCTGGAAATGCCTATGCCCAGTTACTTTTAACGGATCAAGGTCAAACATTAATTAGTAAAGCCGGATTTGTCAAAATTCGTTAGTGGATAAAAATTGAGAAAGAATTATGACTCAAAAGAAAGAAACAACTATTTTGTTAATGGCTCTGTTGGTGACTGGGGGAATCCTAGGAGGCGGTTTTTGGCTGTTTAGTCGGCAATCTCAACCGATTACCCCCAATCAAAGCACCAATCCGGCTTCCAATGCTTCCCCATCACTGCTGCCGCCTCCCCCCGCTCCGATGGATGTTAGTGCTTTACCTGCTCCGACCCAGGTGCCCCAGGGCACTGTGGTCAAAATTAATGGCTCTACCAGTATGGTTGGCATCAATGAGACTCTCAAAAAACTGTTTCAAACGACTTTTCCGGGTACTCAAGTGCTTACTAATGCCCAGGGATCGGATAAGGGCATTTTAGAATTGATGACGGGGGTGATTGATGTGGCGGGTATTTCCCGCCCTTTGTCCAGCCAGGAACAAGCCCAAGGATTAGCAGCCGTTCCAATGGGCAGAGATGCGATCGCGGTGGTGGTAAGTTTAGAAAATCCTTTTCGGCAGGGGTTAAGCCAGCAACAAGTCAGGGAAATTTTCCAAGGTAAGATTACCAATTGGTCGGTGATCGGTGGTAAACCCAGCTCTATTCGGGTGATTAATCGTCCTCCTATCAGTGGAACCTATCAGGCTTTTCAAAAGTTAGTACTTCAGGATCAGCCTTTTGGTCAGGGAGCAAATTTTAAAACTCTGGAACGGGATGCTACCACTCCGATTCTCCAGGCTCTTGGTAAGGATGGTATTAGTTATGCAACCTATCGTCAAATTGCCAATCAGCAAACGGTACGAACTGTGCCCATTGATGGTTTGACCCCCGAAGCAGCCAATTATCCCTATGTTCGGGAACTCTATTACGCCTATAAAAACCCTCCTACTCCCCAGGTTAAGGCCTTTTTGGGGTTTGCGACTTCTCCCCAGGGTCAGGCGGCGATCGCGGGCATTGAGTAGAAATCTGTTTCCAAAGCTCCCAGTGAAGGGTGCGACTTTTAGTTGATGAAGGAAAAGAAAAGTGTTAACATGAGATGAAAAGTGACAAAGAGGAAACAATGATGACAGCAAAACTAATTAATGTAGAGGGTTCAAAGATAAAAATAGAACTAACATTAGAACTCAGTCGTTCAATGTTGGATACAGAAATAAATATTCAAAAAGGCTTAAACGAAGTAGGTTGCATCGCCAGCAAAGAAGCCTTGAAATATTTAGATACAGATGGTTCACCCTTAAAAATCGGTGAAGAAATCTGGAAGAGTAAGGGAGAGCAACCGAAAGAATATCAAACACCTTATGGTGAGGTTATAGTGAATCGTCATGTATATCAGCGTTCAGTAGGAGGAAAAACGTATTGCCCCTTAGAAAGAGAAGCAAGGATAATCATAACATCAACGCCATTATTGGCAAAACAGGTATCCTCAAAAATGTCAGGGATGGCAGGCAAAGAGGTGAAAAATGATTTATTAGAAAATCATGGTAGAAAAGTAGCGCTATCCTATATCCAAAGATTGAGTGAAGCAGTAGGAAGTGTGGTACAGGCAAAAGAAGAAGCGTGGAGTTATGCCCCGCCCAAGGAGGATAGCCAAATTGCAACAGTGGGAATAGGATTAGATGGAACCTGTATGCTGATGTGTGAGGATGGCTACCGTGAAGCAATGGTGGGAACCGTTTCCCTATACGATAGTGAGGGAGAACGTCAACATACAATCTATCTAGGTGCGGCACCAGAGTATGGAAAAAAGAGTTTTCTAGAAAGATTAGAAAGAGAAATTGAGCGAGCGAAAAAACGTTATCCAGAGGCAACATTGGTCGGGATAGCAGACGGGGCAGAATCAAATTGGAAGTTTTTAGAAAAGCAAACGGAAGAACAGATATTAGATTTCTATCATGCCTCTGGTTACTTAGGTGCCTTGGCAGAAGCGTTGCATCCGAATACAGTGTCAAAACAAAAAGAATGGTTGACTGAAAATTGTCGAGAACTCAAGCATGAAAAAGGAAAAGCAGGAGAACTGCTAAATCTGATGAAAGAAGTCAAAGAAGAAAAAAGTCATTCTAAGAATCTTACCGAGAAACTACAAGCGGCGATTACTTATTACGAGAATCATCAGCATCAAATGGATTATGCTGAATACTTAGAGAAAAAGTATCCGATTGGTTCAGGTGTTACGGAAGCAGCTTGTAAGACGTTGGTCAAACAACGATTATGTTGTTCAGGGATGCGATGGAAGGAAAAAGGAGCAGGAATTATTTTGAGCCTACGAGCTTTGGTATTGACCAAGGAACGATGGAGTCAATTTTGGGCAAAACTTGATCAATATGGGTTCCCTGTAGAACCCTGATTACAACAGCTTTTATCAACTAAAGGTCGCACCCCCAGTGAATGTCATCAGATCAGCATAGGAGCGATTAGGAATGAAACCATTTAGTTAAAAAATGATGAATTTTTGAAAATTTGTATCCCACAGGACTTGGAAGGTTATTTTAAAAATCTTGCCTAATAAGGGTTTCAGAGGATGAGCATTTTAGCCCTTTCAACGAGGATGCTGGGTTTCAGCCCTGTGATTGAGTGCTAACCTTCCAAGTCGTGTATCCCACCTTCAGCAGGCTATTTTGCATATTTTTTACAACCCATTCATGAGCGACTTACAGCAATTTAGCTAGGGCTTGCTGAATAAGTATAGAACCCTTGCCAGATAATGCTTTCAAGCATTTTAAAAACGATCAGGTGCAAGGTTATGGCCTTTGGAGGCTCAAAGCCCATGCACGTCGTTGGAAAACTGGGGGTTGAAATTGGAAACTACTCTCTGAAGTCACCATTTTTCGCCTCCTGTGGCATCTAGGTTCGTTTTGTGGACTTTTTCAGCAGACCCTAGCTATTTTTGTCTAAATCTCAAATAGAGGGTTTTCTGTGAAGTTTTTTGCATATTCTTCCTCATATTCTTCCCAGGGAATCATTTTTGACATTTCTATCCAACGATTTTCTTCGTCTAACTGCCCGCCGAACAGATTTTTCAAGTTTTCTGGTGTTTCAATTGAGTTCTGCTGTTTCCGATATATCTGTTTCTTCTCTTTTGGCTGCAAGGCTTTTGAGCCATTTTAACCTATTTTACTGTATTATAGCTGTTCTTCATTCGACTATTATCTTTTCTCTATAAGAGTTTCAGTTTTTTTCAGCAAGCCCTAAATACACCTCCTCGTATTTGAGAGAACGCCATAATTGCTCTACAAAGATGTTATCCAAGGCTCGTCCCCGATCATCTTGGCTAATACGAATTCCTTTTTCTTCCAAATGCTCAGTAAAAGCATGACTGGTAAATTGGCTACCTTGATCGGGTGTGACCTTTAGTTGATGAAGGAAAAGAAAAGTGTTAACATGAGATGAAAAGTGACAAAGAGGAAACAATGATGACAGCAAAACTAATTAATGTAGAGGGTTCAAAGATAAAAATAGAACTAACATTAGAACTAAGTCGTTCAATGTTGGATACAGAAATAAATATTCAAAAAGGCTTAAACGAAGTAGGTTGCATCGCCAGCAAAGAAGCCTTGAAATATTTAGATACAGATGGTTCACCCTTAAAAATCGGTGAAGAAATCTGGAAGAGTAAGGGAGAGCAACCGAAAGAATATCAAACACCTTATGGTGAGGTTATAGTGAATCGTCATGTATATCAGCGTTCACCTTTGAGGAAAAACGTATTGCCCCTTAGAAAGAGAAGCAAGGATAATCATAACATCAACGCCATTATTGGCAAAACAGGTATCCTCAAAAATGTCAGGGATGGCAGGCAAAGAGGTGAAAAATGATTTATTAGAAAATCATGGTAGAAAAGTAGCGCTATCCTATATCCAAAGATTGAGTGAAGCAGTAGGAAGTGTGGTACAGGCAAAAGAAGAAGCGTGGAGTTATGCCCCGCCCAAGGAGGATAGCCAAATTGCAACAGTGGGAATAGGATTAGATGGAACCTGTATGCTGATGTGTGAGGATGGCTACCGTGAAGCAATGGTGGGAACCGTTTCCCTATACGATAGTGAAGGCGAACGTCAACCTACAATCTATCTAGGTGCGGCACCAGAGTATGGAAAAAAGAGTTTTCTAGAAAGATTAGAAAGAGAAATTGAGCGAGCGAAAAAACGTTATCCAGAGGCAACATTGGTCGGGATAGCAGACGGGGCAGAATCAAATTGGAAGTTTTTAGAAAAGCAAACGGAAGAACAGATATTAGATTTCTATCATGCCTCTGGTTACTTAGGTGCCTTGGCAGAAGCGTTGCATCCGAATACCGTGTCAAAACAAAAAGAATGGTTGACTGAAAATTGTCGAGAACTCAAGCATGAAAAAGGAAAAGCAGGAGAACTGCTAAATCTGATGAAAGAAGTCAAAGAAGAAAAAAGTCATTCTAAGAATCTTACCGAGAAACTACAAGCGGCGATTACTTATTACGAGAATCATCAGCATCAAATGGATTATGCTGAATACTTAGAGAAAAAGTATCCGATTGGTTCAGGTGTTACGGAAGCAGCTTGTAAGACGTTGGTCAAACAACGATTATGTTGTTCAGGGATGCGATGGAAGGAAAAAGGAGCAGGAATTATTTTGAGCCTACGAGCTTTGGTATTGACCAAGGAACGATGGAGTCAATTTTGGGCAAAACTTGATCAATATGGGTTCCCTGTAGAACCCTGATTACAACAGCTTTTATCAACTAAAGGTCGCACCCCCTTGATCAGTGTTGAGAATTTCGGGTATCCCTTGAGCTAGTGCTTTTTCTGTCTTGACATTGGGGAGCATCTTAGAACATCAGCGATCGCGGCTGTTACGCCAGCAGATATTCAACGGGTAGCCCAACAGACTTTTACACCAGAAAATCGTACCATTGGCCGCATTTTATCGGATAGTTCCCAAGGTGCTGGAACTTCTACTCATTCTAAAGAATAAGGGTGATGCTATCGGTAATGTTCTAGACCTGTGGATGGTACTTCTAGAACGTAGTCAGTTTATTCATTCTGATTTGTCTTATCCATAGATTCAGAACACTACCGATAATTTGATGTTGGTTTTTGATGCTCTAGAGAAGAAACGTTAGGTTTAGATAAAGATTTATTCCGTTTCCTGTGTCTAGATTAGCCGCGATCGCATTTCTAATCTGAATTATGGGTGCGACGCGATTTTTGCTGTTTATTTGATTTTTTTATACATTTTGGTAAGTCTTTTTATTTCTTTCGGATCTAAAATTTCAACATACCGACTTTGATATTTTATCTCTTGAGTAAACTCGACTTGAATAAGAATACCGAAGGCATATGACTCAACAAGAAAAAGATGTGCAATATTGTTATCTATTCTTTTACAGAAATAATTTCCTCCTAAATTAGGGCTTACATAAAATTTACCCGTCTCAAAAATAGTGTCAAAACCTAGAGGAAGTCCCAAAGAATCTATTGTAGTTACTTTGTTTCTAACTACATCAAATAATTCGTAGATTGTATGTATTTTATGTATTTGATGTGGATCAAAGGGAGGGCCACCATAACTTCTTGTAAGTATTTTTTCATAAGAAAATTGAATGGAATAAATTCTTTTTTTATTGAATTCGTTTGGTACATCAATAAACCATTTGTCATCACCTTCTAAATCAATTATTTGTTTTTTGGGTAAATTAAATTCATCTGGAAAATTGTCATATATATTTTGTGCAATAATATCACCTAGCCTATAGATTTTATTTGAATTAAATAAACGTGAATGAATTACTAGGTACTCAAGTATGCCGTTTTCCTCTGATAGAGTATGGGTTTTATTACCATCTAATTTCAATATAATATTCCGAATATCTAAAGCGGGTTCTTGTGTATTTCCAATTAAATCTTCTGGTATTTGAATTTTTTTTGTTAAAGTAAAAAGCTCAATATTATGTCTTTCTGCAACCTCTATACATCCAGATTGAAATTCAGAAGAAGATATCATAATAGATTTATTTGCATTTGCATCTCTACTTTTAGTGACGAATGCTTCTACTTTATCAACCGATACTCGGCTTGTATATTTTTTGCATTCAATAATCGTTAAATAGCTATATAAACCCTGTTTAAATCGAATTGTGACATCAAATTGACGGCCTTTAATCTGCTCATTCCAAATAACAGTAGCTCCCTTTGTTTCAGCAATATGAATTGCCGCTACTATACGTTCAAATTCTTTCCAATTTTTTTTATGAACCATACGCTAAAAAAAAGTTAAAATGCTTGCAATCGTAATAAAGTAATAATTTTTATTAAAAGTAATAATTTTTATTAGTTTAATCAATCAAATAAGAATGATTTTGAGAGAGCTTCTGATTTTTATATGAGAATCTTATTTTGAATAAATTGATTTGTCTCTGGAAGCTGATCTTCAGTCAAATCCTTACACGCAAGAGCTTTTACAATTGCTTGTTTATGATCATCACAAGGAATACTTACTTCAAAAACAAAAGCATCCTCTGAATGGGTAAAAACAGTTTTAAGGTCAACCTTTCCATTTTTGATATTATCAAATCTTTCTAATGATACAGGAGCATAAAGCCAAACATCTTCTACCTCAGAGCTATCTACCCAAAGAGCAATATAAACCTGTCCCGATAAATTTTGGCAGGAAAATAAACAGGGCTGATCATAAAATTCGTAAACTTCGATCAGCTTTAAAATACCTAATATTGTAGATTCTGGTAAATAAGTTTTCATTGCTTTTCTCCATCATGAACAATAAAATTTAACTCAACGTTGATTAAATGATAATAAATATTTTCCAAGGCGTTCCACCGTCTGGAACCCACCAAGTATAATGATAGCGACTATTTCGAGATGGCGTATTTTGAATTTTTCCTGAATTTTCATCAAGATTTCCCTCCGCTATTTTCATTTTTCTTAGTCGAGGAATTACTTTTGCCATCCGACTAATTTCTTCTAAAGACGCATAAATTGATAGTCCGCAAGCCTGACATTCTGTTATATTTTCAGGACATGGTTTTCCTTGATTATTTTCTCTCCATGATAAAAAATCTTGTGATTGGGGTGACTCGTGATCTTTTTCAACAAATCGATAAAATTTTCCAGATGGACTTGATGCTGTGAGTGGTGGACAATTTTCAGGAAAATATTCTGGCCACTGTCTGTAATTCATCATTTCAAGAACGCTACAATGATGGTGTCAAATTAATATAACAATGCTTACAAAGCTTGCGATCGCAACCAGGCAATCGGTAAATAGAGCATCTTCTTAGGCGTTGGCACATAGGCCCGTTGATCAAAAACATTATAATTATTCGCCTCAATCACATCCAAAATTCCCTGATATAACATCAAAGCCGTCCACACCGGCCAACGAGAATCCCGATTTAAAGCCCGAATCCCTCTTTCCGCAGACTCGTAATACTTTCTGGCCCTTTGAATTTGGAACTTCATTAAACCCTGCCAACGCTCATCATTGACACCCTTTAACAAATCCTCTTCCGTGTAATCAAACAACGCCAAATCTTCCAACGGTAAATAAATTCGTCCCCGTTGCACATCCTCGCCCACATCCCGCAAGATATTCGTCAATTGATTGGCAATTCCTAACGCGATCGCCTCTTCCTGAGGAATATAAACCGCATCTGACTGCCAGGGAGCCGGACTACAACTCGTATCCACACCCAGGACAGAACTTGACATCAAACCCACCGTTCCAGCGACTCGATAACAGTAAAGATCTAAATCCTCAAAGGTTTCATAACGACTGCGATAGAGATCCATCCTTTGACCCGCGATCATATCGCGAAAGGGCTGAATATCCATCGGAAAACGCTCTAAAGTATCAATTAACGCCACATCAGCATCATCCATTGGATGACCGGCAAAGACCCCTTCCAAATGTTGTTCCCACTGATCCAAGGTTTCCGGCGTAGTCGAGGCCGCCTGGGGGCCATCCACCAACTCATCAGTGCGACGACACCAAAAATAGATCGCCCAAATCGCCTTCCGTTTTTGGGGTGGCATTAAAAGTGTGCCTAAATAAAACGTTTTAGCGTACTGAGCCGTTACCTGACGACAAAGTTCGTAAGCCTCATCAATGGAGGCCAAAGGTTTCGTAGCGGTAGAGGGTTTCGGCAGTTGTAGCATTAAGGACGGACGATGGGCAGAAGCCAGTGACCAGTCGTGATCGTTGGTAACTAGATGTTTAGGAGAGATTTGACCGTTAACCATTTAGCATTGTCGCATTCAAATTGTCTTTTTTGACATTCTCTTCCGTCAGAAGCCAGAAAAGTTGTCTTTAAGCGTTATTAACACTCATCAAAGCCGGGGTTCTGAACTTTGAGAGCCGCAGCATTGTCAGCCAGAGAAAATCAGGCAACACCGACAGTTTGAGGAATTGGCTTGACTGAAACAGGCTGATTATCCGTCGAGATCACCTCTGCACATTGTTTCCCTGAAAGCACGGCTCCCTCCATACTGCCCAAATATTTTTGCATAGTAAAATCCCCCGCCAAATAAAAATTAGCGATCGAGGTGCGTTGATCGGGGCGACAGGCTTGCCGTCCGGGAGTAGCTTTATAGACAGAACGAGGGGTCTTAACCACATGGAATTTGAGTAACTGGGCGGGCTGCTCACCGGTAAAATGCTGGGGGAAAAGCTTCTCTAATTCGGCGATCGTCGCGGCAATAATTTCCTGATTGGACTTATTAATCCAATCCTGGGCAGGGGCTAAAACCAATTCCAACATTGAGCGGTCAGGATTGCTGTATTCTTTGCAAGTATTACTCATATCCGCATAGACACTGAGCAAAGGGGAGCGGGAGAAGAGGAGATGATCAATATCCGTCAATTTGCGATCAAACCAAAGGTGTAAATTAATGACTGGAACACCCTCTAAACCCTCAATCATTTTGAATTCAGGGCGATCGCGCCAGGCTTGCGGTACCATGACTTTTAAGGGATCAACGGGCATCGCAGACACATAAAGATCGGCAGTGAAAATCTCATCCGGCTGACCTTCTACACCACGCAATAAAAAACCTTGAACCGTTCCGTCTTCCTTCAATAAAATTTCCTTTAGGGGCGCATTAAGACGCACTTCTCCACCCCGTTCGGTGATGTAATCCACTATGGGCTGACAGAGACGCTCCGTAGGTGAACCATCTAAAAAGGCCATTTTAGAGCCTTCTTTTTCCTGAAGAAAACGATTCAGAGCCGTTAATAAAATGGTGGCCGAGATTTCATCGGGGTTAATAAAATTTAACGCCTTTGACATCGCAATAAACACTTCTTTTTCCACACGAGGAGGAATGTTTTGTTTTTGCATCCACTCTGACCAGGTATAGCAATCCATGTCTTCCACATAGCTCTGACCCTGGATCATGGCGGGTAGTAACCCTAGACCAAATTTAATTTTTTCGGGCCAGGTCAGCAAATCATTATTGCGGAGAATTGCTACCACTCCATTCAAGGGAGCCGGCAGATCGGGAAAATCAAAACGGGAATAGGTGCCAGGCTTTTCTGGTTGGTTAAAGATCATCGTGTGTTCTTTCCACTGAAGCCGATCTTCAATCCCTAATTCCTTAAATAATTGCAGCATATTGGGATAGGCCCCAAAAAAAATATGCAGTCCGGTTTCGTACCAGTCTCCATCCTCATCTTTCCACGCTGCGACTTTGCCGCCTAATACATCCCGTCGTTCTAGGACAATGGGGGTAAACCCTGCATCGACAAGGTATTTGGCACAAGACAATCCTGCTAAACCTGCTCCGGCGATCGCAACACGCATTGATAGTTTCCCGTTTCTCCGTAGGATGAACAATGTTGAATATTATACGTTGCGAATTGTAACATTTTCTTAATTTTTGTCCTAGTTATCTCCCACAGCAAGACTGATAAACTAAAAAGTTACCCTTAAGAGTCATAACTGGTATGAGTAGTGATACTATTTTCGGCAAAATTATTAGACGGGAAATTCCGGCGGCGATCGTCTATGAGGATGATCTTTGTCTTGCTTTTAAGGATGTCAATCCCCAGGCTCCGGTTCATGTTCTGATTATTCCCAAGAAACCTCTACCCCAATTGGCTGCTGCCACCTCAGAAGATCAAATGCTACTAGGGCATCTTTTGTTAACGGCGAAGGATTTGGCAGTGACCCTGGGACTGGACAAGGGTTATCGTCTTGTCATCAATAACGGCGAAAATGGCGGACAAACGGTCTATCATCTTCATCTTCATTTACTCGGCGATCGCGCCCTGGGATGGCCACCGGGTTAAAAATAGTGGCAATCAGAAATGGTCAAAAAAGCAGATATTGGTGGCAAGCGTTTAATTAGCCTCGATCCGAACAACTGGGTAAAATGGGTAACAGAGCGCGATGAACTACAAGCCCAAGAAATTATGGGTTCTGATTTTCAATGGATTGGTCGAGAAAACGATATTTTAATTCGTACCTATTCTCCCCAGGATCAGCAAACCTTTTTAGTCCTCAACGAGCTACAACTACGCTACAGCGAAAAGATGCCGCGACGGATGCGAGCCTATGCCGCCCTGGCGGAAGAAAAGTACCACTTACCCACCTATCCTGTGCTGGTGAACATTTTGCCGCCGAACTCTTCTCCTCATGCTTCTGTAGAAATTGTCAATTTTTATCAATCAACCTGTTATGGTCTAACTGCAAGACAGGATTATCGAGTTATTAATCTTTGGGAAGTAGAAGTGGAACTGGTGTTTGAGCAACCGATTCCCTCTTTACTCCCTTTTGTTCCTATTCTCAAGGGAGGTGGGAATGAATCTCAAGTAAGGCAAGCACTCAGACAATTGAGACAGACCAAAAGTTTAGAGGAGCTAGAGCCATTGCTGGCTTTTTTCGCTACATTTGTTTTAGACAGCGAATTAGTTCAACAAATTATGAGGTGGGATATGGCCGTGTTACTGGAATCACCCTGGTATCGTCAGATTTTGCAGGAGGGAGAAAAAAGAGGTGAAAAAAGAGGTGAGGAACAAGGAAAAAAAGCTGGATTGTTATCGGGCATTGCGACCATTCTGGAGTTAAAGTTCGGAGTCAATGGTTTACAGTTAATGGCAGAAATTCAAACCTTGGATCAAG contains:
- the pds gene encoding 15-cis-phytoene desaturase; translated protein: MRVAIAGAGLAGLSCAKYLVDAGFTPIVLERRDVLGGKVAAWKDEDGDWYETGLHIFFGAYPNMLQLFKELGIEDRLQWKEHTMIFNQPEKPGTYSRFDFPDLPAPLNGVVAILRNNDLLTWPEKIKFGLGLLPAMIQGQSYVEDMDCYTWSEWMQKQNIPPRVEKEVFIAMSKALNFINPDEISATILLTALNRFLQEKEGSKMAFLDGSPTERLCQPIVDYITERGGEVRLNAPLKEILLKEDGTVQGFLLRGVEGQPDEIFTADLYVSAMPVDPLKVMVPQAWRDRPEFKMIEGLEGVPVINLHLWFDRKLTDIDHLLFSRSPLLSVYADMSNTCKEYSNPDRSMLELVLAPAQDWINKSNQEIIAATIAELEKLFPQHFTGEQPAQLLKFHVVKTPRSVYKATPGRQACRPDQRTSIANFYLAGDFTMQKYLGSMEGAVLSGKQCAEVISTDNQPVSVKPIPQTVGVA
- a CDS encoding Rpn family recombination-promoting nuclease/putative transposase, with product MVKKADIGGKRLISLDPNNWVKWVTERDELQAQEIMGSDFQWIGRENDILIRTYSPQDQQTFLVLNELQLRYSEKMPRRMRAYAALAEEKYHLPTYPVLVNILPPNSSPHASVEIVNFYQSTCYGLTARQDYRVINLWEVEVELVFEQPIPSLLPFVPILKGGGNESQVRQALRQLRQTKSLEELEPLLAFFATFVLDSELVQQIMRWDMAVLLESPWYRQILQEGEKRGEKRGEEQGKKAGLLSGIATILELKFGVNGLQLMAEIQTLDQVELLEAVLTSLKTVESLEELRLVYGFPASNSHNGDDPG
- a CDS encoding histidine triad nucleotide-binding protein, which translates into the protein MSSDTIFGKIIRREIPAAIVYEDDLCLAFKDVNPQAPVHVLIIPKKPLPQLAAATSEDQMLLGHLLLTAKDLAVTLGLDKGYRLVINNGENGGQTVYHLHLHLLGDRALGWPPG